In a single window of the Bacillus mycoides genome:
- a CDS encoding response regulator transcription factor has product MKRISILIADDEAEIADLIEIHLEKEGYHVVKAADGEEAMHIIQTQPIDLVVLDIMMPKMDGYEVTRQIRGKHHMPIIFLSAKTSDFDKVTGLVLGADDYMTKPFTPIELVARVNAQLRRFLTLNQPKVAENKSALEIGGVAIDPERRTVNVYGEPIELTPKEFDILYVLASHPKKVYSVENIFQQVWAEGYYESGNTVMVHIRTLRKKLGEDKRKDKLIKTVWGVGYTFNG; this is encoded by the coding sequence ATGAAGCGCATTTCAATTTTAATAGCTGATGATGAAGCGGAAATTGCTGATTTAATTGAGATACATTTAGAAAAAGAGGGTTACCACGTCGTTAAAGCAGCTGATGGAGAAGAAGCCATGCATATTATTCAAACGCAGCCAATTGACTTAGTGGTTTTAGATATTATGATGCCGAAAATGGATGGATATGAAGTGACGAGGCAGATTCGCGGCAAGCACCACATGCCAATCATTTTCTTAAGTGCGAAAACATCTGATTTTGATAAAGTGACAGGTCTTGTATTAGGCGCAGATGATTATATGACGAAACCTTTTACACCGATTGAATTAGTTGCACGTGTAAATGCACAACTGCGTAGATTTCTTACGTTAAATCAGCCGAAAGTAGCGGAGAATAAATCTGCTTTAGAAATAGGCGGAGTCGCTATTGATCCTGAGCGAAGAACAGTAAATGTGTACGGAGAGCCAATTGAATTAACACCAAAAGAATTTGATATTTTATATGTATTAGCAAGTCATCCGAAGAAAGTGTACAGTGTGGAAAATATTTTTCAGCAAGTATGGGCTGAAGGGTATTACGAAAGTGGAAATACAGTTATGGTACATATCCGTACTTTGCGAAAAAAGCTTGGGGAAGATAAAAGAAAGGATAAGTTAATAAAAACAGTGTGGGGGGTAGGTTATACTTTCAATGGCTAA